The sequence CTTTAGCGCGGCGACGGTTGATAATCGCGCGTCCCGCTTTGGTTGCCATGCGTGCACGAAAACCATGACGGCGTGCGCGGCGGATTCGGCTTGGCTTATAAGTAAAGCTCATGGTTAAATCTCCTGATACCTTATCACT comes from Mariprofundus aestuarium and encodes:
- the rpmH gene encoding 50S ribosomal protein L34, whose product is MSFTYKPSRIRRARRHGFRARMATKAGRAIINRRRAKGRKELTV